A genomic region of Fodinisporobacter ferrooxydans contains the following coding sequences:
- the purF gene encoding amidophosphoribosyltransferase, which translates to MQGQSNSRIAEHDDEIFDKWHEECGVFAIFGHPEAAHVTYYALYALQHRGQESAGIASIDGGKLYHHRGMGLISEAFHGEEQIRKLKGHAAVGHVRYSTTGSSEIANAQPLVFGFRQGNLALAHNGNLINAQQLHDLLERQGSIFQSTSDTEVVAHLIARSHYDSIVENIRQSMSMVKGAYAFCILTDDKLVALRDPLGLRPMALGRLGDAYVVASETCAFDTVGAEFIRDIEPGEMIVIDANGLQSSFFGGKTRKALCTFEYIYFARPDSDIDGYNVHAIRKKFGKLLAQEHPADADVVIGVPDSSISAAIGYAEESGIPYEIGLIKNKYIGRTFIQPSQELRSLGVRLKLNAVRAIVEGKRVVMVDDSIVRGTTSGRLVKLLRDAGAVEVHVRISSPPVTHPCFYGIDTSTSGELIAATKTIPEICEFIGADSLEFLRLDTLLGAFGESAGENNYCNACFHGQYPTEVYEDTSKYVLER; encoded by the coding sequence ATGCAAGGACAGTCAAATAGCCGGATCGCTGAGCACGATGACGAAATCTTTGACAAATGGCACGAAGAATGCGGCGTGTTCGCGATCTTCGGCCACCCGGAAGCTGCTCATGTCACCTATTATGCGTTATACGCGTTGCAGCACCGTGGCCAGGAGAGTGCGGGAATCGCCTCGATTGACGGCGGGAAATTGTATCATCATCGCGGTATGGGTCTGATTTCGGAAGCATTTCACGGCGAAGAGCAAATTCGCAAATTAAAAGGACATGCGGCAGTTGGCCATGTACGCTATTCCACGACCGGTTCCAGTGAAATCGCCAATGCCCAGCCTTTGGTGTTCGGTTTTCGACAAGGCAATCTCGCTTTGGCGCACAACGGAAATTTGATCAACGCACAACAATTGCATGATCTTCTGGAACGCCAAGGAAGCATTTTTCAATCGACAAGCGACACGGAAGTCGTAGCGCATTTGATCGCCCGTTCCCATTATGATTCGATTGTCGAGAATATTCGGCAAAGCATGAGCATGGTGAAAGGCGCTTACGCATTTTGCATTTTGACAGATGACAAATTGGTGGCGCTGCGGGATCCGCTGGGGCTGCGGCCAATGGCTTTGGGCCGTTTGGGAGACGCGTATGTCGTAGCTTCGGAAACATGCGCATTTGACACGGTAGGCGCGGAATTCATCCGCGACATTGAACCGGGAGAAATGATCGTCATCGATGCGAACGGATTGCAATCATCATTTTTTGGCGGCAAGACGCGCAAAGCATTATGCACATTCGAATATATCTATTTTGCCCGTCCGGACAGCGATATCGACGGCTATAACGTCCATGCCATTCGCAAAAAATTCGGGAAATTACTGGCGCAGGAACATCCGGCAGATGCGGATGTGGTGATTGGCGTTCCGGATTCCAGTATTTCCGCCGCCATCGGATATGCGGAAGAAAGCGGGATTCCCTACGAAATCGGTTTAATCAAGAATAAATACATTGGTCGGACATTTATTCAACCGAGCCAGGAGTTGCGTTCTCTGGGCGTTCGGCTGAAATTGAATGCGGTGCGGGCGATCGTGGAAGGCAAACGGGTGGTCATGGTGGATGATTCGATCGTACGCGGAACGACAAGCGGCCGCCTGGTCAAATTGTTGCGGGATGCCGGAGCGGTAGAAGTGCATGTTCGCATCAGTTCCCCGCCTGTGACACATCCATGTTTTTATGGAATTGATACGTCCACAAGCGGTGAATTGATCGCAGCGACCAAAACAATTCCGGAGATTTGCGAATTTATCGGCGCGGATTCCTTGGAATTTTTACGATTGGATACACTGCTAGGCGCATTTGGCGAGTCGGCAGGCGAGAATAACTATTGCAATGCATGTTTTCATGGACAATATCCGACGGAAGTCTATGAGGATACATCGAAATACGTGTTGGAGCGCTAG
- the purM gene encoding phosphoribosylformylglycinamidine cyclo-ligase has protein sequence MSELYRAAGVNIDAGNEAVERMKKHVAKTMRKEALLGLGGFGGAFALDVSKYKEPVLISGTDGVGTKLKLAFALNQHDTIGIDAVAMCVNDIVVMGAEPLYFLDYLAIGQLLPEVAEQVVAGIATGCVDAGCALIGGETAEMPGMYQAGEYDIAGFAVGIVEKAKMITGANIQAGDVLIGLASSGVHSNGFSLVRKVLLEDGKLDLQQSFGDSTIGETLLTPTRIYVKTILDLLQTFSIKGMAHITGGGFIENIPRVLPAGLGVTIEKGSWPILPIFDLIQTTGQIPEFDMYRTLNMGIGMVLVVDAKDAEAVLDRARALGEAAYRIGAVATQEGVSLTSKGGAK, from the coding sequence ATGAGTGAGCTATATCGTGCAGCCGGTGTCAATATCGATGCAGGCAACGAAGCGGTAGAACGGATGAAAAAGCATGTCGCCAAAACGATGCGCAAAGAAGCGCTGCTAGGACTTGGCGGGTTTGGCGGCGCATTCGCATTGGATGTGTCCAAATATAAGGAACCGGTGTTGATTTCCGGGACAGACGGTGTCGGCACGAAGTTGAAGCTCGCATTTGCGTTGAATCAGCATGATACGATTGGCATCGATGCTGTAGCCATGTGTGTGAATGATATTGTCGTCATGGGTGCGGAACCTCTGTACTTTCTCGATTATCTGGCCATCGGGCAACTGTTGCCGGAAGTTGCCGAGCAAGTGGTGGCGGGGATCGCAACAGGCTGTGTAGACGCAGGGTGTGCCCTGATCGGTGGAGAAACGGCGGAAATGCCCGGGATGTATCAGGCAGGCGAGTATGACATTGCCGGCTTTGCTGTTGGCATTGTGGAAAAAGCAAAGATGATTACAGGTGCAAACATTCAAGCGGGAGACGTATTGATCGGGCTTGCTTCCAGCGGTGTGCATTCCAACGGTTTTTCCCTCGTAAGAAAAGTGCTTCTGGAAGACGGGAAATTGGATTTGCAGCAATCCTTTGGCGACAGTACGATTGGCGAGACATTGTTGACGCCGACGCGCATTTATGTCAAGACGATATTGGATCTATTGCAGACATTTTCCATTAAAGGCATGGCGCATATTACCGGCGGCGGATTTATTGAAAATATTCCGCGCGTATTGCCGGCTGGACTGGGTGTAACCATTGAAAAAGGATCATGGCCGATCTTGCCGATTTTTGATTTGATTCAAACAACAGGACAGATTCCAGAGTTTGATATGTATCGAACATTGAATATGGGCATCGGCATGGTGCTTGTGGTCGATGCAAAGGATGCGGAGGCAGTCCTTGACCGGGCCCGGGCGCTCGGGGAAGCGGCGTACCGGATCGGCGCGGTGGCCACACAAGAAGGAGTGTCTCTGACGTCCAAAGGAGGAGCAAAGTAA
- the purN gene encoding phosphoribosylglycinamide formyltransferase, with product MQRIAVFASGTGSNFQCLLDAEASGMFRGSKAYGKIALLVTDKPACGAVAKAQAASIPVAAFSPQSFPAKAEYEQAILQVLKEKQIDWIVLAGYMRLIGSDILQAYSQRMINLHPSLLPAFSGKDAIGQAFQAGVKVTGVTVHFVDEGMDTGPILAQQPVTVLQEDTLESLTARIHGVEHELLPKVVASILQYRVVIEGRKVYLRKDESIG from the coding sequence ATGCAGCGGATCGCTGTTTTTGCTTCAGGCACCGGCTCGAATTTTCAATGCTTGCTGGATGCAGAGGCCAGCGGAATGTTTCGGGGGTCAAAGGCGTATGGCAAGATCGCTTTGCTCGTGACAGACAAACCTGCTTGCGGCGCAGTTGCGAAGGCGCAGGCAGCCAGTATTCCGGTGGCGGCATTTTCTCCGCAATCATTTCCGGCCAAAGCGGAGTATGAGCAGGCAATTTTGCAAGTGTTAAAGGAAAAACAGATCGACTGGATCGTCTTGGCTGGTTACATGCGACTGATCGGGTCGGATATTTTACAGGCGTACTCCCAGCGGATGATCAATTTGCATCCGTCCTTGCTGCCGGCATTTTCCGGCAAAGACGCAATCGGCCAAGCGTTTCAGGCTGGTGTAAAAGTGACGGGTGTTACGGTGCATTTTGTCGATGAGGGAATGGACACAGGCCCGATCCTTGCACAACAGCCCGTGACTGTTTTGCAAGAGGATACGCTGGAATCGCTGACGGCAAGGATTCATGGGGTGGAGCATGAATTGTTGCCGAAAGTGGTTGCTTCCATACTGCAATATCGTGTCGTCATTGAAGGGCGAAAAGTATATCTGAGAAAGGATGAATCGATTGGCTAA
- the purH gene encoding bifunctional phosphoribosylaminoimidazolecarboxamide formyltransferase/IMP cyclohydrolase — translation MAKKRALISVSDKTGIVELSNAFAKHGIEIISTGGTAKLLAQAGIPVIGISDVTGFPEIMDGRVKTLHPNIHSGLLAVRSNPSHMEQLEKLNIGTIDYVVVNLYPFKQTISKPDVSLEEAIENIDIGGPSMLRAAAKNYSGVVVLVDANDYSWVIEHLDANQPIREEERFRLAAKVFRHTAAYDALIADYLTEQTGEEYPESITLTYEKAQDLRYGENPHQGAAFYREPLTTHSSIAYAKQLHGKELSYNNINDANAALSILSEFAEPAAVAVKHTNPCGVGIADSISAAFKKAYEADPVSIFGGIVALNRTVDGATAQALSEIFLEIILAPGYDPDAFEILAKKKNIRIMTVDLRSTEQVLAGKAWRDKTTLKVQGGLLIQDRDVHSLKREDVQVVTDRQPTEEEWKQMLFGWNVVKHVKSNAIVLVREDRTVGIGAGQMNRVGAAEIAIRQAGELANGAILASDAFFPMRDTVDLAAKHGITAMIQPGGSVRDQESIDAANAAGIAMVFTGVRHFKH, via the coding sequence TTGGCTAAGAAACGTGCGCTTATTAGTGTGTCTGACAAAACAGGGATTGTGGAATTGTCCAATGCGTTTGCAAAGCATGGAATTGAGATCATTTCTACCGGGGGCACCGCAAAGCTGTTGGCGCAAGCGGGTATTCCGGTCATTGGAATTTCCGACGTCACCGGATTTCCCGAGATTATGGATGGCCGCGTCAAAACGCTGCACCCGAATATCCATTCCGGTCTTTTGGCTGTGCGGTCCAATCCGAGCCACATGGAACAACTGGAAAAGTTGAACATTGGAACGATTGATTATGTCGTGGTAAATTTGTATCCGTTCAAACAAACGATCAGCAAGCCGGATGTAAGCCTGGAAGAAGCGATTGAAAACATCGACATCGGCGGACCGAGCATGCTGCGGGCGGCGGCCAAGAATTACAGCGGTGTCGTCGTGCTGGTGGATGCCAATGACTACAGTTGGGTGATTGAACACCTCGATGCAAATCAACCGATCCGCGAAGAAGAACGGTTCCGTTTGGCGGCCAAAGTTTTCCGTCATACGGCTGCGTATGATGCACTGATCGCAGACTATCTGACAGAGCAAACAGGTGAAGAGTATCCGGAATCGATCACGCTTACATATGAAAAAGCACAAGATTTGCGCTATGGGGAAAATCCTCACCAAGGAGCCGCTTTTTACCGCGAGCCGCTGACGACACATTCGTCCATTGCATATGCCAAACAATTGCATGGCAAAGAATTGTCTTACAACAACATCAATGACGCAAACGCCGCGTTGTCGATTCTTTCCGAGTTTGCGGAACCGGCCGCAGTTGCCGTCAAGCATACCAATCCTTGCGGCGTCGGCATTGCAGATTCGATTTCTGCCGCCTTTAAAAAAGCGTACGAGGCAGATCCTGTATCTATTTTTGGCGGTATTGTGGCGCTCAATCGCACAGTCGACGGTGCGACGGCACAAGCGCTGTCGGAGATTTTCCTGGAAATCATTCTTGCTCCAGGCTATGACCCGGACGCCTTCGAAATCTTGGCGAAGAAAAAGAACATTCGCATCATGACAGTGGATCTCCGGTCTACTGAACAAGTGCTGGCAGGCAAGGCCTGGCGGGACAAGACGACACTGAAAGTGCAAGGCGGACTTTTGATCCAAGACCGGGATGTTCATTCCTTAAAGCGTGAAGATGTGCAAGTCGTTACAGACCGGCAGCCGACAGAAGAAGAATGGAAACAGATGCTCTTCGGCTGGAATGTTGTCAAGCATGTGAAGTCAAATGCGATCGTTTTGGTTCGCGAAGATCGGACAGTTGGCATTGGCGCCGGTCAAATGAATCGGGTAGGCGCAGCGGAGATTGCGATCCGTCAAGCGGGTGAGCTGGCGAACGGTGCAATTTTGGCCTCGGATGCGTTTTTTCCGATGCGGGATACGGTGGATTTGGCAGCAAAGCATGGCATCACGGCGATGATTCAACCAGGCGGCTCGGTACGGGATCAAGAGTCCATCGATGCGGCAAATGCAGCCGGTATTGCCATGGTCTTTACAGGTGTGCGGCATTTTAAACATTAA
- the purD gene encoding phosphoribosylamine--glycine ligase, producing MKILVVGSGGREHALVWKLAQSPHQPAIYCAPGNPGIAALATCVPIQADDVEQLAKFAKEERIDLTVVGPEVALAKGIVDLFEQQDLLIFGPRKAGAQIESSKSWAKQLMLDAGVPTAAYRVFTDLAQARDFILKETPPVVLKADGLAAGKGVVVAQSTEEALSALDDMMANQVFGQAGAQVVVEQYLTGPEATLLAFVDGTDYVLMVPAQDHKPVFDDNKGPNTGGMGTYSPVPDMTDDVIKQVETTIVQPILQELKQRGIHYKGVLYTGLMLTADGPYVIEFNARFGDPETQVVLPRLKTDLVDICLSIAQSPYEDQDVDQDQNTVQDQEKGTGNPKTPRLSELKIEWFDNAAVCVVITAAGYPGNYKKGDMIAGLAAVETARTVVFHAGTAWQDGAIVTNGGRVLGVTGFGETLQQAREQAYAAVHSIEFAGMHYRTDIGKKAMERSK from the coding sequence ATGAAGATTTTAGTAGTGGGTTCCGGCGGCAGGGAACATGCGCTGGTCTGGAAATTGGCGCAAAGCCCGCACCAACCGGCGATTTACTGTGCACCGGGCAATCCGGGTATTGCTGCTTTGGCAACTTGTGTGCCGATACAAGCAGATGACGTTGAACAGTTAGCGAAGTTTGCCAAGGAAGAGAGAATCGATTTGACAGTTGTCGGACCGGAAGTCGCACTGGCAAAGGGAATTGTGGATCTGTTCGAACAGCAGGACTTATTGATATTTGGGCCGAGAAAAGCAGGGGCACAAATCGAATCTTCCAAATCCTGGGCGAAACAATTGATGCTGGATGCCGGTGTGCCGACTGCCGCATATCGGGTTTTTACGGATTTGGCACAAGCACGGGATTTTATCCTGAAAGAGACGCCGCCTGTCGTGTTGAAAGCAGATGGATTGGCTGCCGGCAAAGGTGTCGTCGTGGCACAAAGTACGGAAGAGGCGCTCTCCGCATTGGATGACATGATGGCAAATCAAGTGTTTGGACAAGCAGGTGCACAGGTAGTTGTCGAACAATATTTGACTGGCCCGGAGGCAACTCTTTTGGCATTTGTCGATGGTACTGACTATGTGCTGATGGTGCCGGCACAAGATCATAAACCGGTGTTTGATGACAACAAAGGTCCGAATACAGGCGGCATGGGGACATATTCCCCTGTTCCCGACATGACAGATGATGTCATAAAGCAAGTGGAAACAACGATTGTTCAGCCGATATTGCAGGAGTTGAAGCAGCGGGGAATTCACTATAAAGGTGTGCTTTATACAGGACTGATGTTGACGGCAGATGGACCCTATGTGATTGAATTCAATGCGCGCTTTGGCGATCCGGAGACACAAGTGGTCTTGCCGCGGTTGAAAACGGATCTGGTCGATATATGTCTCTCAATCGCACAATCGCCGTATGAGGATCAGGATGTGGATCAGGATCAGAACACAGTTCAGGATCAAGAGAAAGGGACCGGTAATCCAAAGACGCCGCGATTATCAGAACTGAAGATTGAGTGGTTCGATAACGCCGCCGTGTGTGTTGTGATAACGGCGGCAGGATATCCGGGCAATTATAAAAAAGGCGACATGATCGCGGGACTGGCTGCCGTTGAAACTGCCAGGACTGTTGTGTTTCATGCTGGAACTGCATGGCAGGACGGAGCAATTGTCACAAATGGCGGTCGTGTGCTCGGAGTCACCGGTTTCGGGGAAACATTACAGCAAGCCCGCGAACAGGCATATGCTGCAGTTCATTCCATTGAGTTTGCAGGCATGCATTACCGGACAGACATAGGCAAAAAAGCGATGGAACGGTCTAAATAA
- a CDS encoding EamA family transporter: protein MNRRFPAMMLVLLGGTSYGFVSMTIKLSYAHHFQPEEMTDAQFLISVLILSILAMLRRESFFRINKRDFLLLILLGFISAGTSVFYYISLRYLPASIAIVLLFQFSWIVMLFDYLVHRKKPAKEKWLALVCIVLGTLLAVDIFHADLHDISFVGILLGFLSGFLYAAFLFGTSYLKTQAVPFASSAVINFVAASIVCSIYPPVFLWQGALAAGLWKWALFVGLLSQTIPPLCFTLGTPVIGGSVAGVLGSIELPVAVISSYFFLGESVNVIQWLGVTSIVLGIVISEYRQFLKFRKTRQAFH from the coding sequence ATGAATCGTCGTTTTCCGGCAATGATGTTAGTACTCCTCGGCGGAACAAGCTATGGATTTGTTTCAATGACTATAAAATTGTCCTATGCGCACCATTTTCAGCCGGAAGAAATGACAGATGCCCAATTTCTTATATCAGTGCTGATCTTATCGATCCTGGCAATGCTTCGGCGGGAATCGTTTTTTCGCATAAATAAAAGGGATTTTCTCCTGCTTATCCTCTTAGGGTTCATTTCTGCCGGCACAAGCGTGTTTTATTATATAAGCTTGCGATATTTGCCGGCATCGATCGCGATCGTATTGCTGTTCCAATTTTCCTGGATTGTCATGTTGTTCGACTATTTGGTGCACCGCAAAAAACCGGCGAAAGAAAAATGGTTGGCGCTTGTCTGTATTGTTCTCGGTACATTGTTGGCTGTCGATATTTTTCATGCGGATCTGCACGACATTTCATTTGTGGGTATCCTCCTTGGGTTTTTATCGGGATTCCTATATGCCGCGTTTTTATTTGGAACTTCTTATCTCAAAACACAGGCAGTCCCTTTTGCAAGCAGTGCGGTGATCAATTTCGTGGCGGCGAGTATTGTCTGCAGTATCTATCCTCCTGTATTTTTGTGGCAGGGAGCACTGGCTGCAGGTCTTTGGAAGTGGGCATTGTTTGTCGGCTTATTAAGCCAGACAATACCGCCGTTGTGTTTCACTCTCGGCACTCCTGTGATTGGCGGGAGTGTTGCAGGCGTACTTGGTTCGATCGAATTGCCGGTCGCAGTTATAAGTTCGTACTTTTTCTTAGGGGAATCTGTCAATGTCATTCAGTGGCTTGGAGTTACGAGTATAGTATTGGGAATCGTCATATCCGAATACAGACAGTTTTTAAAGTTTAGAAAGACACGGCAAGCGTTTCATTGA
- a CDS encoding helix-turn-helix domain-containing protein: MSTPLGLKLKELRLNHGWTIADLSKRSGCSISHISSLERGERTKPSMTIMQKLANALGVSVQYFFDDEQSQDANDLPSYISFEQLSNELKNFVLKEDSTPYIHLAKEIKEIYEQQASQTAILEAIAQFLKRQEQRNS, encoded by the coding sequence GTGAGTACTCCACTTGGGTTAAAGCTTAAAGAATTACGGCTGAATCACGGATGGACAATAGCCGATTTATCCAAGCGTTCCGGATGCTCAATCAGCCATATTTCTTCATTGGAACGGGGAGAACGGACAAAACCGTCCATGACGATTATGCAAAAACTAGCAAATGCCCTCGGCGTTTCTGTGCAGTATTTTTTTGATGATGAGCAATCACAGGATGCAAACGACTTGCCAAGCTATATTTCGTTTGAACAGCTTTCCAACGAACTTAAAAATTTTGTTTTAAAAGAAGACTCGACGCCTTATATTCATTTAGCCAAGGAAATCAAAGAAATATATGAACAGCAGGCATCGCAGACAGCGATCTTGGAAGCCATTGCCCAATTTTTAAAACGCCAAGAACAACGGAATTCTTAA
- a CDS encoding helix-turn-helix domain-containing protein: protein MNRERLAGRIRQRRQQLGLSVKELAKRAGVSASYIYAIEAGMRGSSIEKLSAIAKELNIPIQTLLE from the coding sequence ATGAATCGGGAACGTTTGGCTGGACGGATTCGCCAGAGACGGCAACAATTGGGGTTATCTGTGAAGGAATTAGCGAAGCGGGCGGGTGTTTCAGCAAGTTATATTTATGCGATAGAAGCGGGGATGCGGGGGTCCAGTATTGAGAAATTATCTGCGATTGCAAAGGAGTTGAATATTCCGATTCAAACATTATTGGAATAA